In the Dioscorea cayenensis subsp. rotundata cultivar TDr96_F1 chromosome 12, TDr96_F1_v2_PseudoChromosome.rev07_lg8_w22 25.fasta, whole genome shotgun sequence genome, one interval contains:
- the LOC120274089 gene encoding protein ELC, translating into MEFIDSTFSDTGMGSLSYKHLELKWLIREHLFSLFYDFPSFIPSAENYIHNDGTVVHLLNVSGYLTVPPSKLPILMTIWLKEDYPFTAPLVYISSHSEAKIHHQHPFIDPSSCSTHCPYLETWKYPRSNLSDLTREIVEVLKICTPYPDFVDESLEMITTNRKDIELQLARQVHHDKGCFRAQVEEDIEHLLGLQGMLLERADRLNFFIHELEKERMSLRDAVLNMALDVVVILEWLRANDDIEEVVDVVDEASKCLIESEAVDRAIDDVMEAIWKEVDEGRIKFREYLKQIRNLAREQFFHRALIIELGT; encoded by the coding sequence ATGGAATTCATAGACTCCACATTCTCAGACACAGGCATGGGATCTTTGTCCTACAAACATCTGGAGCTCAAATGGCTCATTCGTGAACACCTCTTTTCACTCTTTTATGACTTCCCTTCATTCATCCCTTCAGCagaaaattatattcataacGACGGCACTGTTGTTCACCTTCTAAACGTCAGCGGTTATCTTACAGTGCCTCCATCGAAGCTGCCAATACTAATGACCATATGGTTAAAAGAAGACTATCCTTTCACTGCCCCTCTGGTCTATATTTCGTCTCACTCTGAAGCCAAGATACATCATCAACATCCTTTTATTGATCCGTCTTCTTGTTCTACTCATTGCCCTTATCTGGAAACATGGAAGTACCCTAGATCAAATTTATCCGACCTAACACGTGAAATTGTCGAGGTCCTTAAGATATGTACCCCATACCCAGATTTTGTTGATGAATCTTTAGAAATGATCACGACAAACAGGAAGGATATTGAGCTCCAGCTTGCTAGGCAAGTCCATCATGATAAGGGATGTTTCAGAGCTCAAGTAGAGGAAGACATAGAGCACTTGCTAGGCTTGCAAGGCATGCTCCTTGAAAGAGCTGAcagattaaattttttcatacaCGAGCTTGAGAAAGAGAGGATGAGTCTAAGAGATGCTGTGCTTAACATGGCCTTAGATGTTGTAGTCATCTTGGAATGGTTGAGAGCTAACGATGATATAGAGGAAGTGGTGGATGTTGTTGATGAGGCATCAAAGTGTTTGATTGAGAGTGAGGCAGTCGACAGAGCTATAGACGATGTCATGGAAGCCATTTGGAAGGAAGTTGACGAGGGAAGGATAAAGTTTAGAGAATATCTTAAGCAAATTAGAAATTTGGCAAGAGAGCAGTTCTTCCACAGAGCTTTGATCATTGAACTAGGAACTTGA